Proteins co-encoded in one Paraburkholderia terrae genomic window:
- the rfbD gene encoding dTDP-4-dehydrorhamnose reductase encodes MTDRREPVILVTGVTGQVGAELLVRLNPAWRVIGVDRNGLDLSDLHQIRRVVADVRPTVILNGAAYTAVDKAESDAQTAMRINGEAPGVLAEEARKIGALLVHYSTDYVFDGAKDDAYVESDQPNPLNVYGATKLAGEHAIEQAGGAWVVLRTSWVYGAHGKNFLLTMLRLAEQKRELSIVADQFGAPTWARMIADLTARMLEETPGEVWAGRSGVYHLTAAGSTSWAGFAEAIFEHAGLTARPKVVPIGTSEYPTPARRPRNSRLSCTKLAETFGIRVPGWDDELRRCLAAYSAGQVGD; translated from the coding sequence ATGACCGATCGTCGCGAACCTGTGATTCTTGTTACGGGCGTGACCGGGCAGGTCGGCGCCGAGTTGCTGGTGCGCCTGAATCCTGCATGGCGGGTCATTGGAGTCGATCGGAACGGACTCGATCTGTCCGATCTGCATCAGATTCGACGCGTCGTTGCTGATGTGCGTCCTACCGTCATTCTGAACGGCGCTGCTTACACAGCCGTGGACAAGGCCGAGAGCGACGCGCAAACGGCCATGCGGATCAATGGCGAGGCGCCGGGTGTGCTGGCGGAAGAGGCGCGAAAGATCGGCGCGCTGCTCGTTCATTACTCGACGGACTACGTGTTCGACGGCGCCAAAGACGACGCCTATGTGGAAAGCGATCAGCCGAATCCGCTGAACGTCTACGGGGCGACGAAGCTGGCGGGCGAACACGCAATCGAGCAGGCCGGCGGCGCGTGGGTGGTGCTGCGGACCAGCTGGGTCTATGGGGCGCATGGCAAGAATTTTCTGTTGACCATGCTGCGTCTCGCCGAGCAGAAGCGAGAGCTCTCGATCGTCGCCGATCAGTTCGGTGCGCCCACCTGGGCGCGGATGATTGCCGATTTGACGGCGCGCATGCTGGAAGAGACGCCCGGGGAAGTTTGGGCCGGCCGCAGTGGCGTTTATCACCTGACGGCGGCGGGATCGACAAGCTGGGCTGGCTTTGCCGAGGCGATTTTTGAGCACGCGGGGCTGACGGCCCGGCCGAAGGTGGTGCCGATTGGGACGAGCGAATATCCGACGCCGGCACGGCGGCCTCGTAACTCGCGGCTGTCCTGTACGAAGCTTGCCGAGACGTTCGGGATCCGGGTGCCGGGATGGGATGACGAACTGCGCCGTTGCCTGGCGGCATATAGCGCGGGGCAGGTGGGCGACTGA
- the rfbC gene encoding dTDP-4-dehydrorhamnose 3,5-epimerase, with amino-acid sequence MKFSVVATSLPEVKIIEPKVFGDERGFFFESFNEQEFAEAIGERVTFVQDNHSRSARNVLRGLHYQIEHAQGKLVRVVAGEVFDVAVDMRRSSPNFGKWTAHVLSADNKRQLWIPPGFAHGFVVLSETTDFLYKTTDYWFAEHERCVVWDDPDLAINWPLDGEPVLAAKDMAGKRVVDAQTYE; translated from the coding sequence ATGAAATTTTCTGTCGTCGCCACTTCGCTGCCGGAAGTGAAAATCATCGAGCCGAAAGTGTTCGGAGATGAACGGGGCTTTTTTTTCGAAAGCTTCAACGAGCAGGAGTTTGCCGAAGCGATCGGCGAGCGCGTGACGTTCGTGCAGGACAACCATTCGCGCTCCGCGAGAAACGTGCTGCGAGGCTTGCACTATCAGATCGAGCATGCGCAGGGAAAGCTCGTGCGCGTGGTGGCGGGCGAGGTGTTCGATGTGGCTGTCGATATGCGCAGGTCGTCGCCGAATTTCGGCAAGTGGACGGCCCACGTTTTGAGCGCCGATAACAAACGTCAGTTGTGGATTCCGCCCGGGTTCGCGCATGGCTTCGTCGTCTTGTCCGAGACTACCGACTTTTTGTACAAGACGACGGATTACTGGTTTGCGGAACATGAACGCTGCGTCGTATGGGACGATCCTGATCTGGCGATCAACTGGCCGCTCGACGGTGAGCCGGTTCTCGCGGCAAAAGACATGGCGGGCAAGCGTGTCGTCGATGCGCAGACCTACGAATGA
- the rfbA gene encoding glucose-1-phosphate thymidylyltransferase RfbA — protein sequence MARKGIILAGGSGTRLYPITHAVSKQLLPVYDKPMIYYPLSTLMLSDVRDVLIISTPDDTPRFQSMLGDGSRWGMQFQYAVQPSPDGLAQAFLIGRHFIGNDVCALILGDNIFYGHDLARQLVGANANVEGATVFAYHVNDPERYGVVEFDAQFRALSIEEKPAQPRSNYAVTGLYFYDNDVCEIAAGIKPSTRGELEITDVNSYYLNAGKLRVEIMGRGYAWLDTGTHDSLIDAATFIATLQKRQGLVVACPEEIAFRNAWITADDIAKLAAPLTKNAYGKYLLKLLTEPVA from the coding sequence ATGGCACGTAAGGGAATCATTCTCGCGGGCGGGTCGGGGACTCGCCTTTACCCCATCACGCATGCGGTGTCGAAGCAACTGCTGCCCGTGTACGACAAGCCGATGATCTACTATCCGCTGTCGACGCTGATGCTGTCCGACGTGCGCGATGTACTGATCATCTCGACGCCCGACGATACGCCGCGCTTCCAGTCGATGCTGGGCGACGGTAGCCGCTGGGGCATGCAGTTCCAGTACGCCGTGCAGCCGTCTCCCGACGGTCTCGCGCAGGCCTTTCTGATTGGTCGCCACTTCATCGGCAACGACGTTTGCGCGCTGATCCTCGGCGACAACATCTTCTATGGTCACGATCTCGCGCGGCAGCTCGTCGGCGCGAATGCGAATGTCGAAGGCGCAACGGTCTTTGCCTATCACGTCAACGATCCTGAACGATATGGCGTCGTCGAATTCGATGCGCAGTTCCGCGCGCTTTCGATCGAAGAGAAGCCCGCGCAACCCAGGTCGAACTATGCGGTCACGGGTTTGTACTTCTACGACAACGATGTTTGCGAGATCGCGGCGGGTATCAAGCCGTCGACTCGCGGCGAGTTGGAGATCACCGACGTCAACTCGTACTATCTGAACGCTGGCAAGCTGCGCGTCGAGATCATGGGGCGCGGCTACGCGTGGCTCGACACGGGAACCCATGATTCGCTGATCGATGCGGCCACATTTATCGCGACCTTGCAGAAGCGTCAGGGCCTCGTCGTGGCCTGTCCGGAAGAAATCGCGTTCCGCAACGCGTGGATCACGGCCGACGACATCGCAAAGCTCGCTGCGCCGCTGACCAAAAACGCCTACGGCAAATACCTTCTCAAGCTTTTGACCGAGCCCGTCGCATGA
- the rfbB gene encoding dTDP-glucose 4,6-dehydratase, with product MILVTGGAGFIGANFVLDWLSRGGEPVVNVDKLTYAGNASTLAPLSGDARHIFARVDICEAAALATLFTTHRPRAVVNFAAESHVDRSIRAPGEFVQTNVVGTFTLLEAARTYWSGLDAGEKAAFRFVHVSTDEVFGSLEPDDAPFNEHTPYAPNSPYSASKAASDHFVRAYHHTYGLPTLTTNCSNNYGPYQFPEKLIPLAITRALKGEKLPVYGDGKNVRDWLYVTDHCAAIRTVLERGVVGRTYNIGGWNEKANIDVVHTICGVLDELRPAASGARYARQIEFVTDRPGHDRRYAIDASLIEQELGWRPSETFETGIRKTVAWYLDHAEWVGGVTSGSYREWLDTHYAGSN from the coding sequence ATGATTCTGGTTACAGGGGGCGCCGGCTTTATCGGTGCAAACTTTGTGCTGGACTGGCTTAGCCGAGGCGGTGAGCCCGTCGTCAATGTTGACAAGCTGACGTACGCGGGAAACGCCAGCACACTGGCGCCGCTGTCGGGTGATGCGCGCCACATATTTGCACGTGTCGACATTTGCGAAGCTGCTGCGCTCGCCACTTTGTTCACAACGCACCGGCCGCGCGCCGTGGTCAATTTCGCGGCGGAGAGCCACGTCGACCGCTCCATCCGCGCGCCGGGCGAATTCGTGCAGACGAACGTCGTCGGCACCTTTACTTTGCTGGAAGCTGCGCGCACCTATTGGAGCGGGCTCGATGCGGGCGAGAAAGCCGCATTCCGTTTCGTCCATGTTTCAACCGACGAGGTCTTCGGCTCGCTCGAACCCGACGACGCGCCCTTCAACGAGCACACGCCCTACGCGCCAAACAGCCCGTATTCGGCGAGCAAGGCTGCCTCGGACCATTTCGTGCGCGCGTACCACCATACGTACGGTCTGCCGACGCTGACAACCAATTGCTCGAACAACTACGGCCCTTATCAGTTCCCCGAAAAGCTGATCCCGCTTGCCATCACGCGAGCGCTCAAAGGCGAGAAGCTGCCCGTGTACGGCGACGGCAAGAACGTGCGCGACTGGCTGTATGTCACAGACCACTGCGCCGCGATCCGCACCGTCCTGGAACGGGGCGTGGTGGGCCGCACCTACAACATCGGTGGATGGAACGAGAAGGCGAACATCGACGTCGTTCATACGATCTGCGGTGTGCTCGATGAATTGCGCCCCGCGGCGTCGGGTGCGCGTTATGCCAGGCAGATCGAGTTCGTCACGGACCGGCCCGGGCATGACCGGCGCTATGCGATCGATGCGTCGTTGATCGAGCAGGAACTGGGCTGGCGCCCGTCCGAGACCTTCGAAACGGGTATCCGGAAAACGGTGGCCTGGTATCTGGACCATGCCGAATGGGTGGGCGGCGTCACGAGCGGAAGCTATCGCGAGTGGCTGGACACGCACTACGCAGGGTCGAACTGA
- a CDS encoding symmetrical bis(5'-nucleosyl)-tetraphosphatase has product MTAFLKPPALAFGDLQGCRAQFQQLLAKAAPPADAPLWFAGDLINRGGESLATLRDIIEMGDRAVPVLGNHDLHLLAVYAGIRKSKKGDTIDEILAAPDVDDLIEWVRHRPLAHFENDMLLVHAGVVPQWDAALTMELADELHRALIARDWKETLAGLYGNKPDRWTKDLKGIDRMRVTCTALTRMRFCNADGTMDFTTSGGLDTAPKGCMPWFDVPGRKTEDITVVCGHWAALGLMIRDNLIGLDSGCVWGEQLSAVYLAEDPADRKVVQVECNGCRSIVD; this is encoded by the coding sequence ATGACAGCTTTTTTGAAGCCCCCTGCGCTCGCTTTTGGCGATCTGCAAGGTTGCCGCGCACAGTTTCAGCAGCTTCTCGCCAAAGCGGCGCCGCCCGCCGACGCGCCATTGTGGTTCGCCGGCGACCTGATCAACCGTGGCGGCGAGTCGCTTGCGACGCTGCGCGACATCATCGAAATGGGCGATCGCGCCGTTCCAGTGCTCGGCAATCACGACCTGCACCTGCTGGCCGTGTACGCGGGCATCCGCAAATCGAAGAAAGGTGACACGATCGACGAAATTCTGGCGGCGCCCGATGTCGACGATCTGATCGAGTGGGTGCGTCACCGGCCGCTTGCGCATTTCGAAAACGACATGTTGCTGGTGCATGCAGGCGTGGTGCCGCAGTGGGACGCAGCGCTGACGATGGAACTCGCGGACGAACTGCATCGCGCGCTGATCGCGCGGGACTGGAAGGAGACGCTGGCCGGTCTCTACGGCAACAAGCCCGACCGCTGGACGAAAGACCTGAAAGGAATTGACCGGATGCGCGTGACCTGCACGGCGCTGACCCGCATGCGGTTTTGCAACGCCGACGGCACGATGGATTTCACCACCAGCGGCGGACTGGACACCGCCCCAAAAGGTTGCATGCCGTGGTTCGACGTGCCGGGCCGCAAAACCGAGGACATCACCGTAGTCTGCGGACACTGGGCCGCGCTTGGCCTGATGATCCGCGACAATCTGATCGGCCTCGATTCAGGCTGTGTCTGGGGCGAACAGCTGTCGGCTGTGTATCTCGCGGAAGACCCGGCAGACCGCAAAGTTGTGCAGGTCGAATGCAACGGATGTCGCTCAATCGTCGATTGA
- a CDS encoding lysophospholipid acyltransferase family protein, producing MKLAFRKIRLVVHLLHGMWVVWTRFPRASAQQRLELNRAWSLRMLQLCGMRLVVHNDGARLDEGVLVVANHISWIDIYVINAWRPTPFVSKAEIRKWPVVGWLAEQLGTVFIQREKRSDAKRIMHELANRLNAGELMCVFPEGTTSDGVQLLPFHANLFQAAVSASRPVQPVCMMYEDAQGRQSTAPAYIGELSLGESLDALLRAGPLTAHVYVGAPLAPGADRRLLAAEAEQSVRAALVALQNGNAVGGSPKSAEAPASAPDDFDVIPELTTNLPRQAD from the coding sequence ATGAAGCTCGCGTTTCGCAAGATTCGACTGGTCGTGCATCTGCTTCACGGTATGTGGGTCGTCTGGACGCGCTTTCCGCGCGCAAGCGCGCAGCAGCGTCTGGAACTGAACCGTGCGTGGTCGCTGCGCATGCTGCAGTTGTGCGGCATGCGCCTTGTCGTGCATAACGACGGCGCGCGGCTCGACGAAGGCGTGCTGGTCGTGGCCAACCACATCTCGTGGATCGATATTTACGTGATCAACGCATGGCGTCCGACGCCGTTCGTGTCGAAGGCCGAAATCCGCAAGTGGCCGGTGGTCGGGTGGCTGGCGGAGCAGCTGGGTACCGTGTTCATTCAGCGTGAGAAGCGTAGCGACGCGAAACGCATCATGCATGAGCTCGCTAACCGCTTGAACGCGGGTGAGTTGATGTGCGTGTTTCCGGAGGGTACGACCTCGGATGGCGTTCAGTTGCTGCCGTTTCACGCGAACCTGTTTCAGGCGGCGGTGTCGGCGTCGCGGCCGGTGCAGCCCGTGTGCATGATGTATGAGGATGCGCAGGGCCGGCAGTCGACGGCGCCAGCGTATATCGGCGAGTTGTCGCTTGGCGAGTCGCTCGATGCGCTGTTGCGCGCCGGTCCGCTGACGGCGCATGTGTATGTCGGCGCGCCGCTCGCGCCGGGCGCCGATCGGCGTCTGCTGGCGGCGGAGGCGGAGCAGTCGGTGCGGGCCGCGCTGGTGGCGCTGCAGAACGGAAATGCAGTGGGCGGTAGTCCGAAATCGGCCGAAGCTCCTGCAAGCGCACCGGATGACTTCGATGTCATACCCGAACTGACGACGAATCTGCCGAGACAGGCCGATTGA